One stretch of Argiope bruennichi chromosome 3, qqArgBrue1.1, whole genome shotgun sequence DNA includes these proteins:
- the LOC129964085 gene encoding acyl-coenzyme A diphosphatase NUDT19-like isoform X2, which translates to MENPPWREASSLIIASRLSLHDVVAKGKNLSTLMNSKAWNYTTRPNTSDYRILMVKRSGLSSFMANAYVFPGGLVEVADYSPLWWSVFNKLGITRDELMAFCSNIQGIRPPMVTTPITLKSKGALPNEDYLPADIALRVAALRETFEETGILLLTNPSLETTQEATTHTLLSQNIDIQTWQKRVHDDPYAFLDLCLECHMCPDIWSLYEWSDWLTPTSVGHRRYDTMFYLCCLPRQPDVLLDQGEVTIMKWVTPDEMLTNHFTNSIFLAPPQVYELSRMIPLQSYHELKNFAKKRETQGCERWMPVISTAVDGAISYLPGDDLYPKEPDFEGIQKPIEFNHCLDELRASSKNLHRLEIRGPQCTAYCNITPSCGHLQPLTYKLNQPIVQSFL; encoded by the exons ATGGAAAACCCTCCTTGGAGAGAAGCATCGAGTCTTATCATAGCATCTCGTCTATCCCTACATGATGTTGTAGCTAAAGGAAAGAACCTATCAACTTTAATGAACTCTAAAGCATGGAATTACACCACTCGACCTAACACTTCTGATTATCGCATATTGATGGTTAAGAGAAGTGGATTGAGCTCGTTTATGGCCAATGCTTATGTATTTCCAGGTGGTTTGGTTGAGGTTGCTGACTATTCCCCTCTATGGTGGTCAGTATTCAACAAACTAGGAATTACCAGAGACGAATTGATGGCGTTCTGCTCTAATATTCAAGGTATTAGGCCCCCCATGGTCACAACCCCTATAACTTTAAAATCCAAAGGTGCCTTGCCTAATGAGGACTATCTCCCTGCTGACATAGCTTTGCGTGTAGCAGCTCTGAGGGAAACATTCGAAGAGACAGGAATTTTACTTTTGACAAATCCATCACTTGAAACAACTCAAGAGGCTACCACACATACTCTTCTTTCTCAGAACATTGATATTCAAACATGGCAGAAAAGAGTTCATGATGATCCATAtgcatttttagatttatgtttaGAATGCCACATGTGCCCTGATATCTGGTCTTTATATGAATGGTCAGATTGGCTCACTCCTACCTCTGTGGGTCATCGACGTTATGATACCATGTTTTACTTGTGTTGCTTGCCTCGTCAGCCAGATGTCTTACTTGATCAGGGAGAAGTTACTATCATGAAG TGGGTTACACCTGATGAAATGTTAACTAATCATTTTACCAATTCCATTTTCCTTGCACCACCACAAGTGTATGAGCTTTCTCGCATGATACCATTACAATCTTACCATGAACTTaagaattttgcaaaaaagaGAGAAACTCAAGGTTGTGAGCGATGGATGCCTGTCATTTCAACTGCTGTAGATGGTGCAATATCCTACTTACCAG GTGATGATTTGTATCCCAAAGAACCTGACTTTGAAGGAATTCAAAAGCCTATCGAATTCAATCATTGCTTAGATGAGTTAAGAGCAAGCTCAAAGAATCTCCATCGCTTGGAAATTCGAGGTCCACAGTGCACTGCATACTGTAACATCACTCCTTCATGTGGTCACTTGCAACCTCTTACTTATAAGCTAAATCAACCTATTGTGCAATCTTTCTTGTAA
- the LOC129964085 gene encoding acyl-coenzyme A diphosphatase NUDT19-like isoform X1, giving the protein MIFKNFSRFSNIGARFVKEPEFWKVNSKTLRLLTYSRKYSNSAEMENPPWREASSLIIASRLSLHDVVAKGKNLSTLMNSKAWNYTTRPNTSDYRILMVKRSGLSSFMANAYVFPGGLVEVADYSPLWWSVFNKLGITRDELMAFCSNIQGIRPPMVTTPITLKSKGALPNEDYLPADIALRVAALRETFEETGILLLTNPSLETTQEATTHTLLSQNIDIQTWQKRVHDDPYAFLDLCLECHMCPDIWSLYEWSDWLTPTSVGHRRYDTMFYLCCLPRQPDVLLDQGEVTIMKWVTPDEMLTNHFTNSIFLAPPQVYELSRMIPLQSYHELKNFAKKRETQGCERWMPVISTAVDGAISYLPGDDLYPKEPDFEGIQKPIEFNHCLDELRASSKNLHRLEIRGPQCTAYCNITPSCGHLQPLTYKLNQPIVQSFL; this is encoded by the exons atgatatttaaaaattttagtagatTTTCTAATATTGGAGCCAGGTTTGTTAAGGAACCGGAATTCTGGAAAGTAAATTCCAAAACTCTTCGCTTATTAACTTATTCTAGAAAATATAGCAACT CAGCCGAAATGGAAAACCCTCCTTGGAGAGAAGCATCGAGTCTTATCATAGCATCTCGTCTATCCCTACATGATGTTGTAGCTAAAGGAAAGAACCTATCAACTTTAATGAACTCTAAAGCATGGAATTACACCACTCGACCTAACACTTCTGATTATCGCATATTGATGGTTAAGAGAAGTGGATTGAGCTCGTTTATGGCCAATGCTTATGTATTTCCAGGTGGTTTGGTTGAGGTTGCTGACTATTCCCCTCTATGGTGGTCAGTATTCAACAAACTAGGAATTACCAGAGACGAATTGATGGCGTTCTGCTCTAATATTCAAGGTATTAGGCCCCCCATGGTCACAACCCCTATAACTTTAAAATCCAAAGGTGCCTTGCCTAATGAGGACTATCTCCCTGCTGACATAGCTTTGCGTGTAGCAGCTCTGAGGGAAACATTCGAAGAGACAGGAATTTTACTTTTGACAAATCCATCACTTGAAACAACTCAAGAGGCTACCACACATACTCTTCTTTCTCAGAACATTGATATTCAAACATGGCAGAAAAGAGTTCATGATGATCCATAtgcatttttagatttatgtttaGAATGCCACATGTGCCCTGATATCTGGTCTTTATATGAATGGTCAGATTGGCTCACTCCTACCTCTGTGGGTCATCGACGTTATGATACCATGTTTTACTTGTGTTGCTTGCCTCGTCAGCCAGATGTCTTACTTGATCAGGGAGAAGTTACTATCATGAAG TGGGTTACACCTGATGAAATGTTAACTAATCATTTTACCAATTCCATTTTCCTTGCACCACCACAAGTGTATGAGCTTTCTCGCATGATACCATTACAATCTTACCATGAACTTaagaattttgcaaaaaagaGAGAAACTCAAGGTTGTGAGCGATGGATGCCTGTCATTTCAACTGCTGTAGATGGTGCAATATCCTACTTACCAG GTGATGATTTGTATCCCAAAGAACCTGACTTTGAAGGAATTCAAAAGCCTATCGAATTCAATCATTGCTTAGATGAGTTAAGAGCAAGCTCAAAGAATCTCCATCGCTTGGAAATTCGAGGTCCACAGTGCACTGCATACTGTAACATCACTCCTTCATGTGGTCACTTGCAACCTCTTACTTATAAGCTAAATCAACCTATTGTGCAATCTTTCTTGTAA